A single window of Chitinophaga sp. XS-30 DNA harbors:
- a CDS encoding NAD(P)/FAD-dependent oxidoreductase, giving the protein MKNIGIIGAGLSGLATAKAFLQAGYRVTVIEKAAAIGGVWEKSRSYLGVATQTTRDEYAYSDYPMPADYPLWPSGEQVQAYLTGYARHFGILPFIRFRTELVSLQYHHGQWYMQVRNLNEGTDDIMSFDFVVICTGTFHKPHIPAFPGLQSFREAGGQVLHSSQVNDEALLKDRSVAVIGFAKSATDIATLAADRSRDCALVYRKAQWKVPRYFGNLVNMRYLLFSRFSEAFFDAPHKTGFQRYLHSAGRVMVWMQWRGLELLLKKQFSLKTCGMVPSHRIEDQISCSLGVAPEGFYEKVKSGRIRAIRSEIAHFEGRKMVLRNGEELTPDLVVCGTGFTQGLPFLEKIHREKIIAPDGSYQLFRNLIHPDVPQLGFVGFNSSLFTTLTSEVAANWMVQYEKGILQLPGRGKMAEDMRYIARWRKQGRPISSEFSGTCVAPFNFMHLDQLMRDMGLRTRATRWLPYEFFKPINPKDYRILLEQIRPGGHKQVHVHPQPGLIR; this is encoded by the coding sequence ATGAAAAACATCGGCATTATCGGGGCAGGCCTCAGCGGCCTGGCAACCGCGAAAGCATTCTTACAGGCGGGATACCGCGTTACCGTTATTGAAAAGGCCGCAGCCATCGGCGGCGTATGGGAAAAAAGCCGTTCCTACCTGGGCGTGGCCACACAAACCACCCGGGATGAATATGCTTATTCTGACTATCCCATGCCTGCGGATTATCCGCTATGGCCTTCCGGGGAACAGGTGCAGGCATACCTCACCGGTTACGCCCGGCACTTCGGCATCCTGCCGTTTATCCGCTTCCGCACAGAGCTGGTCAGTCTTCAGTATCATCATGGCCAGTGGTACATGCAGGTCCGCAATCTCAACGAAGGCACAGACGATATCATGAGCTTCGATTTTGTGGTGATCTGTACCGGCACGTTCCACAAACCGCACATCCCGGCTTTTCCGGGCCTGCAATCGTTCCGCGAAGCGGGAGGGCAGGTGTTGCATTCCAGCCAGGTGAATGATGAAGCATTATTGAAAGACCGGTCTGTAGCCGTTATCGGGTTTGCCAAGTCCGCCACGGACATCGCCACGCTGGCAGCGGACCGCAGCCGGGACTGTGCGCTGGTGTACCGCAAGGCGCAGTGGAAAGTGCCGCGGTATTTCGGGAACCTGGTGAACATGCGTTACCTGCTCTTCTCCCGTTTTTCAGAAGCATTTTTTGATGCGCCGCACAAAACCGGTTTCCAGCGCTACCTCCATTCAGCCGGCAGGGTGATGGTATGGATGCAATGGCGCGGACTGGAACTGCTGCTGAAAAAACAGTTCTCCCTGAAAACCTGCGGCATGGTGCCATCCCACCGGATAGAAGACCAGATCAGCTGCAGCCTGGGCGTAGCGCCGGAAGGTTTCTACGAAAAAGTAAAGAGCGGCCGCATCAGGGCTATCAGATCGGAGATCGCGCATTTCGAGGGAAGGAAAATGGTATTGCGCAACGGTGAAGAACTTACGCCGGACCTGGTGGTTTGCGGCACCGGCTTTACACAAGGGCTTCCCTTCCTGGAAAAGATCCACCGGGAGAAGATCATTGCGCCGGACGGCAGCTACCAGCTGTTCCGCAATCTCATTCATCCGGACGTGCCGCAGCTGGGCTTTGTGGGCTTCAATTCCAGCCTCTTCACCACGCTGACCTCTGAAGTGGCCGCCAACTGGATGGTGCAATACGAAAAGGGCATCCTGCAGCTGCCGGGCCGCGGTAAAATGGCGGAAGATATGCGTTACATCGCCCGCTGGCGCAAACAGGGCCGGCCCATATCTTCCGAGTTCAGCGGCACCTGCGTGGCGCCTTTCAACTTCATGCACCTGGACCAGCTGATGCGGGATATGGGTTTGCGTACCAGGGCTACACGCTGGCTGCCTTATGAATTTTTCAAGCCTATAAACCCGAAAGATTATCGTATTTTGCTGGAGCAAATACGCCCCGGGGGCCACAAACAGGTCCATGTCCACCCCCAACCAGGTCTAATCCGTTAA
- a CDS encoding ATP-binding protein: MHESTSIAMLQQKIRALEKENALLRRQNIHQASGSAVKVPEHFKPLFVEAEAAVKQYFSDVRMDPTKGTIEISDERYVLVRASALSKDFLGSVLNLYADRGETEAFNIGRNFLFDISHAIGMNDAKAFHEKMQLTDPISKLSAGTVHFAYAGWAFVDILPESHPSPDDNFYLVYNHPYSFEADAWKRAGELSKWPVCIMSAGYSSGWCEESFGIPLTAVEVSCTGQGHEQCTFIMSPPHMIEKHLEQYQQKQVKREQTAIPAFFQRKVVEEQMEKARMMAEESSKAKSDFVANMSHEIRTPLGAIIGYADLLNKTPLSARQQEYLHAIQTSGNSLLAIINDIMDLSRLDARKIDIECSPVSLPDLFRNVQTMLESKARGKGLQYRSHIDPRLSFPVLGDSLRLTQILLNLIGNAIKFTEKGGIDIQCLITSAGATSVQVQIRISDTGIGIAPEKLALIFDRFTQADTTITRKYGGTGLGLAITRELVALHNGTIDVSSEENKGTTFLISIPFEKAEPAQVTTVSRKPATCREHRHVLLVEDNPANQQVVDYMLKQSGYTVSVASNGEQAIDYLRTAHADIILMDLHMPGMDGYETTVEIRKTLGLHTPVIAFTAHVFGKDDDKYLEAGMNGYLTKPVRQEEMVEMITLHTQPPVTDLGYLLEQTRGNHVFIMNMIGTFVADNPPAIAALEKAISANDRENMYKIAHTLRTSTGLFGLQSAIGEALQHIEQAGPDVAAALDKVKAICARAVEELQRMTPEKLQRLTPSGETSAE; encoded by the coding sequence ATGCACGAATCCACCAGCATAGCCATGCTGCAGCAAAAGATCAGAGCGCTGGAAAAAGAGAATGCCCTGTTACGCCGCCAGAATATTCACCAGGCGAGTGGCAGCGCCGTAAAGGTGCCGGAACATTTTAAACCTTTATTCGTTGAAGCCGAAGCTGCCGTAAAGCAATATTTTTCCGACGTCAGGATGGACCCCACCAAAGGCACCATCGAGATCAGCGATGAAAGATATGTACTGGTGCGCGCCTCCGCTTTATCCAAAGACTTTCTGGGCAGCGTGCTGAACCTGTATGCGGACAGAGGGGAAACAGAGGCCTTCAACATCGGGCGGAACTTCCTCTTCGATATATCCCATGCCATCGGCATGAACGATGCCAAGGCATTCCATGAAAAGATGCAGCTCACCGATCCTATTTCAAAACTCTCCGCCGGCACGGTACACTTTGCCTATGCCGGATGGGCCTTTGTAGACATCCTGCCGGAAAGCCATCCATCCCCGGACGATAATTTCTACCTGGTGTACAACCATCCGTATTCCTTTGAGGCAGATGCCTGGAAGCGCGCGGGAGAATTGTCCAAATGGCCGGTATGCATTATGAGCGCCGGTTATTCCTCAGGCTGGTGCGAAGAGAGTTTCGGCATTCCGCTGACGGCGGTGGAAGTAAGCTGCACAGGGCAAGGGCATGAACAATGCACCTTTATCATGTCTCCCCCGCACATGATCGAAAAACACCTGGAGCAATATCAGCAGAAGCAGGTAAAAAGAGAGCAGACGGCCATCCCGGCATTCTTTCAGCGGAAGGTGGTGGAAGAGCAGATGGAAAAAGCGCGGATGATGGCGGAGGAATCATCAAAGGCCAAATCCGATTTCGTAGCCAATATGAGCCATGAGATCAGAACGCCGCTGGGGGCTATCATCGGGTATGCGGACCTGCTGAACAAAACGCCGCTCAGCGCCCGGCAGCAGGAATATCTTCATGCCATCCAGACCTCCGGCAACAGCCTGCTGGCGATCATCAATGATATTATGGACCTCTCCCGGCTGGACGCCCGGAAGATAGATATAGAATGCAGCCCGGTCTCCCTGCCGGACCTGTTCCGGAATGTGCAGACCATGCTGGAATCCAAGGCCAGGGGCAAAGGCCTGCAATACCGTTCGCACATCGATCCGCGCCTCAGTTTTCCTGTGCTGGGAGACAGCCTGCGCCTGACGCAGATATTGCTGAACCTCATCGGCAACGCCATCAAGTTCACCGAAAAAGGAGGAATAGATATTCAGTGTTTGATCACATCTGCCGGCGCCACATCGGTGCAGGTACAGATACGGATATCGGATACCGGCATCGGTATCGCTCCTGAAAAACTGGCGTTGATATTCGACCGTTTTACCCAGGCGGACACCACCATCACCCGCAAATATGGCGGCACCGGGCTTGGGCTGGCCATCACCCGGGAACTTGTTGCCCTCCACAACGGCACCATCGATGTCAGCAGTGAAGAAAACAAGGGCACCACTTTCCTGATCAGCATTCCGTTTGAAAAGGCCGAACCGGCCCAGGTCACCACCGTTTCCCGGAAGCCTGCTACCTGCAGGGAGCACCGGCATGTGCTGCTGGTAGAGGACAATCCCGCCAACCAGCAAGTGGTAGATTACATGCTGAAACAAAGCGGCTACACCGTGAGCGTTGCCAGCAACGGGGAACAGGCGATCGACTATCTTCGCACGGCGCATGCGGACATTATTCTGATGGACCTCCATATGCCCGGAATGGACGGCTATGAAACCACGGTCGAGATCAGAAAGACCCTCGGGCTGCATACGCCCGTCATCGCCTTTACCGCGCACGTCTTCGGCAAAGACGACGACAAATACCTGGAAGCCGGCATGAACGGCTATCTCACCAAACCCGTCAGGCAGGAAGAAATGGTGGAGATGATCACCCTGCACACGCAGCCGCCTGTAACGGACCTGGGTTACCTGCTGGAGCAGACCAGGGGCAATCATGTTTTTATCATGAATATGATCGGAACGTTCGTAGCGGACAATCCCCCCGCAATAGCAGCCCTGGAAAAAGCCATCAGCGCAAATGACCGGGAGAACATGTACAAGATCGCCCATACCCTGCGTACATCCACGGGGCTTTTTGGCCTGCAATCGGCTATCGGAGAAGCTTTGCAGCATATAGAACAGGCCGGGCCGGATGTGGCCGCGGCATTGGATAAGGTAAAAGCGATCTGTGCCAGGGCAGTGGAAGAACTGCAACGGATGACACCGGAAAAACTGCAGCGGCTTACACCGTCCGGTGAGACATCAGCAGAATGA
- a CDS encoding LytTR family DNA-binding domain-containing protein yields the protein MVSKNLKEYEMILGGHGFFRIHNSYIINLKEVKRWIKTDGGYAVMSDEAMVAISPQEKR from the coding sequence ATGGTGAGCAAGAACCTGAAGGAATATGAGATGATCCTGGGCGGGCATGGTTTCTTCCGCATTCACAATTCCTATATCATCAACCTGAAGGAAGTAAAACGCTGGATCAAAACGGACGGCGGTTATGCCGTTATGAGCGATGAAGCCATGGTGGCTATTTCTCCCCAAGAAAAAAGATGA
- a CDS encoding LytTR family DNA-binding domain-containing protein, with protein MKHSALIVEDEKLSRDFLSNLVRDFCPQLEVAGTASSVDEAVAFINQHHPRIVFMDIEMQTGTAFDVLQQVSDHQFHVIFTTAFDHYAIQAIKFSAVDYLLKPINLEELEQAVAKAVKQLGGQGEDQRLEVLLRNFRKASDEDYSISLSTSEGVDYISLSNIIRLEAKGPYTIFFLRPPDHGEQEPEGI; from the coding sequence ATGAAACACAGCGCGCTGATCGTTGAAGATGAAAAACTGAGCCGTGATTTTCTGAGCAACCTGGTCCGTGACTTTTGCCCCCAGCTGGAAGTAGCCGGTACCGCATCTTCCGTGGATGAAGCCGTTGCTTTTATCAACCAGCATCATCCCCGTATTGTGTTCATGGATATTGAAATGCAAACAGGTACTGCATTTGATGTGCTGCAGCAGGTCAGCGACCACCAGTTCCATGTGATCTTTACCACCGCCTTTGATCATTATGCCATCCAGGCCATCAAGTTCAGCGCGGTGGATTACCTGCTCAAGCCTATCAACCTGGAGGAGCTGGAGCAGGCGGTAGCCAAAGCGGTGAAGCAACTTGGCGGGCAGGGAGAGGACCAGCGGCTGGAGGTATTGCTCCGGAATTTCCGGAAGGCTTCGGATGAGGACTATTCCATCAGCCTCTCTACTTCGGAAGGAGTGGATTATATTTCCCTTTCCAATATCATCCGGCTGGAAGCCAAAGGTCCCTACACGATCTTTTTCCTGCGGCCGCCAGATCATGGTGAGCAAGAACCTGAAGGAATATGA
- a CDS encoding sensor histidine kinase — translation MRIVRIVCPAGCIALLLLVKRVRAESLQQEVPGYLVPLGGIVLCLLLAAVAGCFFRYRRLARRAREQQEEIEQLNQLLKLKILQARLNPHFLFNSLNALQYFIAKDDKRTSLQYIGQFSGFLRKVIAFGDEVFIRLKDESELIAAYLRLEQYRFPGRFEFDVELDEEVEQTGVPPLITHTLLEDALYRGVLNLDQSVTGRIHIRLFGTEEGIQIEVTDNGGNRPQSLRQEQMKGIYDNREDLLGRRIQIFNKQHDRKISRHLESGEEGNRAVLVIT, via the coding sequence ATGCGCATCGTAAGGATTGTTTGCCCGGCAGGCTGTATTGCACTGCTGCTATTGGTAAAGAGGGTCCGGGCTGAATCATTACAACAGGAAGTGCCGGGGTATCTTGTGCCGTTGGGGGGGATTGTTTTATGCCTGCTGCTGGCGGCGGTTGCAGGGTGCTTTTTCCGGTACCGGCGGCTGGCCCGGCGGGCGCGGGAGCAGCAGGAAGAAATAGAGCAGCTGAACCAGCTGCTGAAGCTGAAGATACTGCAGGCCCGGCTGAACCCGCATTTCCTGTTCAATTCCCTCAATGCCTTGCAGTATTTTATCGCGAAAGACGATAAACGTACATCCCTGCAATATATCGGACAGTTTTCGGGCTTTCTGCGGAAAGTGATCGCTTTCGGGGACGAGGTGTTCATTCGCCTGAAAGATGAAAGTGAGTTGATCGCGGCCTATCTTCGCCTCGAACAATACCGCTTTCCGGGCCGTTTTGAATTTGATGTGGAACTGGATGAAGAAGTGGAGCAAACCGGCGTTCCGCCACTGATCACCCATACCTTGCTGGAAGATGCCTTGTACCGCGGAGTGCTGAACCTGGACCAATCCGTGACCGGCCGCATTCATATCAGGCTTTTTGGTACGGAGGAAGGGATTCAGATCGAGGTGACGGACAACGGCGGCAACCGCCCGCAATCGCTGCGGCAGGAGCAGATGAAAGGGATCTATGATAACCGGGAAGACCTGCTGGGCAGACGGATACAGATCTTCAACAAGCAGCACGACCGCAAGATCAGCCGCCACCTGGAATCCGGGGAGGAGGGGAACAGGGCCGTACTGGTCATTACCTGA
- a CDS encoding 7TM diverse intracellular signaling domain-containing protein produces the protein MPGYLLSVLFLFIFTAVPAQPDHPQHTDGAARTFLVWEDSSRAATVSEALEAYHTGRFSPLDPPYLNPGFTTSVYWVALEMPPQQEALILVADNAHINHLEWYAVTDGHADSLAVTGDFHPFRQRPVIYNTFAFPLQPRAPLHLLKVDKAFESLQAPLKIVTRQELQDNRSEEALMNGILTGIILLIVLFGIFLFLTTREPVYGWYALYVLNMLGWIWANKGLGFHFLWPDSYYFPSRSRLAFATANLIIGVQFLSAFIGLDKNSRIRKVMRVFQVIWGVILLLILWPMDYRVFGEYSMSLQSSIPVFTLIAVLFIAAALVQQIRKGNTPALIYLVATLVLLVFVTLESLYHLGSVKLPEFFAHFGIFTGVVLEMIIITFGLAARFNFYRKEKEAVLVQMHEQQKALTDTIITVEAEQRKALADKLHDEIGSMLSLTSLHLGAARNGGPANGEKLEQASGLLMTISQTIRNISHQLTPVAIEKYGLLHAISDMVQIANSSGRVRIELVLIGFRNEQSYPSNYQHTIYRIIQELLQNIIKHADASNVLIQLVELEESCTIMVEDNGRGFDPAQAGPGLLRSVRAKVDYLQGRMDIDSQPQQGTMTNIEIPLPGKTLTEQH, from the coding sequence ATGCCTGGATACCTTCTTTCAGTGCTGTTCCTTTTTATATTTACCGCGGTCCCGGCGCAGCCGGATCACCCGCAGCATACGGACGGGGCTGCCCGCACATTCCTCGTATGGGAAGACAGCAGCCGCGCAGCTACCGTCAGCGAAGCACTGGAAGCATACCATACCGGCAGGTTCTCCCCGCTGGACCCGCCTTACCTTAATCCCGGCTTCACCACATCCGTTTACTGGGTAGCGCTGGAAATGCCCCCGCAACAGGAAGCGCTGATCCTCGTGGCGGACAATGCGCATATCAATCATCTTGAATGGTATGCCGTAACGGATGGTCATGCGGATTCCCTGGCCGTAACGGGCGATTTTCACCCTTTCCGCCAGCGGCCGGTCATCTATAACACCTTTGCCTTCCCGCTGCAGCCCCGCGCGCCCTTGCACCTGCTGAAAGTGGACAAGGCATTCGAATCCCTGCAGGCACCGCTGAAGATCGTAACCCGGCAGGAGCTGCAGGACAACCGTTCCGAAGAAGCGCTGATGAACGGCATCCTGACCGGTATCATCCTGCTGATCGTGCTGTTCGGCATCTTCCTTTTCCTGACCACCCGCGAGCCGGTATATGGCTGGTATGCCTTGTATGTGCTGAACATGCTGGGCTGGATATGGGCCAACAAGGGGCTGGGGTTCCACTTCCTCTGGCCGGACTCCTACTATTTCCCCAGCCGGTCCAGGCTCGCTTTTGCCACCGCCAACCTCATCATCGGGGTACAGTTTTTAAGCGCGTTCATCGGGCTGGATAAAAATAGCCGTATCAGAAAGGTCATGCGGGTATTCCAGGTCATCTGGGGTGTTATCCTGCTGCTGATCCTCTGGCCGATGGATTACAGGGTGTTCGGGGAATACAGCATGAGCCTGCAAAGCAGCATTCCCGTGTTCACCCTGATCGCGGTACTTTTCATTGCCGCCGCGCTCGTGCAGCAGATCAGGAAAGGAAATACTCCTGCACTCATTTACCTCGTGGCCACCCTCGTGTTACTCGTTTTTGTGACACTGGAAAGCCTCTATCACCTCGGCTCTGTGAAGCTGCCGGAATTTTTCGCGCACTTCGGCATATTCACCGGGGTAGTGCTGGAAATGATCATCATCACCTTCGGGCTGGCCGCACGTTTCAACTTCTACCGAAAAGAAAAGGAAGCCGTACTGGTGCAGATGCATGAACAGCAAAAAGCATTGACGGATACCATCATCACGGTAGAAGCGGAACAGCGGAAAGCGCTGGCAGACAAGCTGCACGATGAGATCGGCTCCATGCTCTCCCTCACTTCCCTGCATCTTGGCGCAGCCAGGAACGGCGGACCGGCTAACGGGGAAAAGCTGGAACAGGCTTCCGGTTTGCTGATGACCATCAGCCAGACCATCCGCAATATCAGCCACCAGCTGACTCCCGTAGCCATTGAAAAATACGGGCTGCTGCATGCCATCAGCGACATGGTGCAGATCGCCAATTCCTCCGGCAGGGTCAGGATAGAACTCGTGCTGATCGGCTTCCGGAACGAACAGTCCTATCCATCGAATTACCAGCATACCATTTACCGTATCATACAGGAGCTGCTGCAGAATATCATCAAACATGCCGATGCCTCCAATGTATTGATACAGCTGGTGGAGCTGGAAGAAAGCTGCACGATCATGGTGGAGGACAACGGCAGGGGTTTTGATCCTGCCCAGGCCGGGCCCGGCCTTCTCCGCAGCGTACGCGCGAAAGTAGATTACCTGCAGGGCCGCATGGATATTGACAGCCAGCCGCAACAGGGAACCATGACCAATATCGAGATCCCTTTACCGGGAAAAACATTGACAGAACAGCACTAA
- a CDS encoding response regulator transcription factor: MPHSLIIADDHQLLIDGLIAVLQEPDEWEILPPVNDGRQLLDRLAEAPVDIVLLDLNMPHIDGIKTLELLKRQHPHTKVLVLTNYNQPQLQAEVRRLGANGYLLKNAPALTLKSAIRAVLAGEECFEELTHPDTAPPAYFIDEFMKKYQLTRREVEIIKMVGSELTSKEIGHQLSISEFTVNTHRKNILRKLEVKNTAGLLNFAKQHGIL; encoded by the coding sequence ATGCCGCACAGTTTGATTATTGCCGATGACCACCAGTTACTGATCGATGGACTGATTGCCGTACTGCAGGAACCCGATGAGTGGGAAATATTGCCGCCGGTCAACGACGGCCGCCAGTTGCTGGACAGGTTGGCCGAAGCGCCGGTGGACATTGTGCTGCTGGACCTGAACATGCCGCATATCGATGGCATCAAGACGCTGGAATTGCTTAAAAGACAGCATCCGCACACCAAAGTACTGGTGCTGACCAATTATAACCAGCCACAGCTGCAGGCCGAGGTGCGCCGGCTGGGCGCCAACGGCTATCTCCTGAAAAATGCCCCGGCGCTGACATTAAAAAGCGCTATCCGGGCCGTGCTTGCCGGAGAAGAATGCTTTGAAGAGCTGACCCATCCGGATACCGCTCCTCCGGCCTATTTCATTGACGAATTCATGAAAAAATACCAGCTCACACGCCGTGAAGTAGAGATCATCAAAATGGTGGGCAGTGAACTGACGAGCAAAGAGATCGGCCATCAGCTGTCGATCAGCGAATTCACCGTCAACACCCACCGCAAGAACATCCTGCGGAAACTGGAAGTGAAGAATACCGCGGGGCTGCTGAACTTTGCCAAGCAGCACGGGATACTGTGA
- a CDS encoding thioredoxin family protein yields MRQYTLIFCLLLGMSFPAKSQISFKDSSWTWKAMLAEAKAQNKLIFMDAYAVWCGPCKWMTKNVFGVPEVGQLYNRNFVNAYIDMERGEGVALRKQYNVRYYPTYLFINGDGEVVHKVVGQTDTTSFIQHGLDAISPTRNLLYLSRHAGDNTTGYLKALKNAYDLTEAGKVALASLEAQPPSTWIEAANWELINDYVKDASSAPFLYVVENEKTFGERYGQDEVAQKLYSTFLAWPINYVSYPEQGKTLLDEKGFSDFMAKLEKSSYAKKDEIRAKSQLTIHYALRDWNKYAAVVNRMLSAKLIPMNIQGGDWLYGYAQNIQRFAAENKKAVKAATAWAKLLTTDIPGLNANQKVLYLDLYATLLEQKGDHDLAVDVRKNLDKEKLEAAKSGRPFQMLVKPAAPGK; encoded by the coding sequence ATGAGACAATATACCTTGATATTTTGCCTGCTGCTCGGCATGAGCTTTCCCGCAAAGAGCCAGATATCCTTCAAGGATAGCAGCTGGACCTGGAAAGCCATGCTGGCGGAAGCAAAGGCGCAGAACAAACTCATCTTCATGGACGCCTATGCCGTATGGTGCGGCCCCTGCAAATGGATGACGAAGAACGTTTTCGGCGTACCTGAAGTGGGGCAGCTCTATAACCGCAACTTCGTCAATGCCTACATCGATATGGAAAGGGGAGAAGGTGTTGCGCTGCGCAAACAATACAACGTCCGTTACTATCCTACCTATCTGTTCATCAATGGCGATGGCGAGGTGGTGCATAAAGTAGTGGGACAAACGGATACCACCAGCTTTATCCAGCACGGGCTGGATGCGATCAGCCCGACGCGCAACCTGCTGTATTTAAGTCGCCATGCCGGTGACAATACAACCGGTTATCTCAAGGCGCTGAAAAACGCCTATGACCTTACGGAAGCCGGCAAAGTGGCGCTTGCCAGCCTGGAGGCGCAACCGCCATCCACCTGGATAGAAGCGGCCAACTGGGAGCTGATCAACGATTATGTGAAAGATGCTTCCTCCGCACCTTTCCTGTATGTTGTGGAAAACGAAAAGACCTTTGGGGAACGCTATGGACAGGACGAGGTAGCGCAGAAACTCTACAGCACTTTCCTGGCCTGGCCCATTAACTATGTTTCCTATCCTGAGCAGGGCAAGACCTTGCTGGATGAAAAAGGTTTTTCAGATTTTATGGCGAAGCTGGAAAAAAGCAGCTATGCAAAGAAAGACGAGATCAGGGCCAAGTCACAGCTGACCATACACTATGCGCTGCGCGACTGGAACAAATACGCAGCCGTGGTGAACCGCATGCTGTCGGCCAAACTCATCCCGATGAATATTCAAGGGGGGGACTGGCTATATGGTTATGCGCAAAACATTCAGCGTTTTGCTGCGGAGAATAAGAAGGCCGTGAAAGCGGCTACGGCCTGGGCCAAATTACTGACAACGGATATTCCCGGGCTGAATGCCAACCAGAAAGTATTGTACCTGGACCTGTATGCCACACTGCTGGAGCAGAAAGGGGATCATGATCTGGCCGTGGACGTCCGCAAGAACCTGGATAAGGAAAAGCTGGAAGCCGCCAAGTCCGGCCGCCCTTTCCAGATGCTTGTAAAGCCGGCTGCCCCCGGCAAATAA
- a CDS encoding thioredoxin family protein — MYAVRGMIKTIAAAMFTLCCSVTYAQQSVQFEDLSFEAAVAKAKTTGKLVFVDVRGMNVQQVMKDVETQVFTQDSVAGFFNSNCINIRVNMNSEEGKKFAPHLAMLMYPVYVFFDKDTTQIDYVSAGMVAKDHSLLMGKARKALSEAQMRATNTRAITFTKGSWKELLAKAKKENKLIFLDAYTTWCRPCIMMAKNVFTLNDVADYYNQHFINVSMDMEKGDGPAIAKKYKIKAYPDFLFVDGDGKLAHRSSGYQEAPEFIATGKEANQNKK, encoded by the coding sequence ATGTACGCAGTAAGAGGAATGATTAAAACGATAGCGGCAGCTATGTTCACGTTATGTTGTTCGGTAACCTATGCACAACAATCCGTTCAGTTTGAAGACCTGAGTTTTGAAGCAGCAGTGGCAAAAGCCAAAACCACCGGCAAGCTGGTTTTTGTGGATGTCCGGGGCATGAACGTTCAGCAGGTAATGAAAGACGTGGAAACACAGGTGTTTACCCAGGATTCCGTAGCCGGTTTCTTTAACAGCAATTGCATCAACATCAGGGTGAACATGAACTCTGAAGAAGGAAAGAAATTCGCGCCGCACCTGGCCATGCTCATGTATCCGGTGTACGTGTTCTTTGACAAGGATACCACGCAGATCGATTATGTGAGCGCAGGCATGGTGGCCAAAGATCATTCCCTGCTGATGGGAAAGGCCAGGAAAGCATTGTCCGAAGCGCAGATGCGCGCCACCAACACCCGCGCCATCACCTTTACCAAAGGCTCCTGGAAAGAACTGCTTGCCAAAGCAAAGAAAGAGAACAAGCTCATTTTCCTGGATGCTTATACGACCTGGTGCCGCCCCTGCATCATGATGGCCAAAAACGTATTTACCCTGAATGACGTAGCGGACTACTATAACCAGCATTTCATCAACGTGAGCATGGATATGGAAAAAGGCGACGGGCCCGCGATCGCGAAGAAATACAAGATCAAGGCCTATCCTGATTTCCTGTTTGTTGACGGTGATGGCAAACTGGCCCATCGCAGCAGCGGATACCAGGAAGCGCCGGAGTTTATCGCAACTGGAAAAGAAGCCAACCAAAACAAAAAATAA